The Malus domestica chromosome 17, GDT2T_hap1 genome contains the following window.
TCGACGAAGAAAACCATTTCGCAGGAAGCTGGGTAAAACTGAGCTCACAGGAGGATACCATTCATCGCCCACTGTTCGTGGGATAATCAGCTGGAAATGCTGCAATATTGTTATGTTATATGAAATCCAGATTGGATGATCCCAGCAAGGCAAAGATTTGACAAATATGTCGATGAAAGGTTAGATTTCCACTTTTGCGCAGAAATGATTTCTTTTTATCTCTGTCCGATTCTAGGAGACTTAGCATTGTGTATAGTTTGCTCTGATCTCGTGAGTCGATGTGTGTTCTAATTTGTTGTTTTTCTCTCCCTGGGGTTCAGCTTTTGTCTCAGGCTTTAGgtgtttcttcaatttgttcAGGGTTTTGTAATTATCATTAGCTGAATCAGTTTCCGATTAATTTCAGAAAACCCTCAATAAACTGAAAAAAGCATTGGAAACCTGAGACATCAGTTGAACACCAAAGAGAGAAACAACAGAGTTGAAGACTTTTATGTAACTACTAGTCTCTTGCCACATGCTAACGGCGTGTCAGTATGCTCCGTTTTTAGTTTATTCtttgttagtttttttgttATCATAATATGCTcttgttttagttttatttttttgttttcttttgattattttgctgatttttccttatttaattaaattgttCTTTTAAAAGTTGTAAGAATGGAGGGGCCACTTTTGGTGTATGAATGTTTCACCAAATCTGTGTTCTCCCTTCATACAGAGAGACAAAAGCTTTTTTTGGGTCAGGGAGTGAACTTTGTATGTTGGAGATGAGATCATGAGATGATAAATGGAACCAAACAAATTATGGCAACTAATATTCTTATATGTTTGGTACCCTCCAACTCTCACATACAACTTTTAAATGGAGAAATGATGGGTAATTTCCATTTACTTTAGATGTCGGAGACGAGATACTGGAGAAAACTAAACAAAGTAGAAGTTTCTTACTAGGTTAATTTGTTTAGTTCCCTCTAGTTCTCACATACGACTTTTAAAAGATGACTGAAATGTTGAGAAGTTTTTATGTGTAGGCACTGGAGATGAGATATTGGAGAAAACTAAACAAACTAGGAAGCTTCCGTCGGGAGATTAATTTGTTTAGCCCTCTCCTATTCTCATATATGGCTTTTAAAGCCGGAAATGAGatattggaggaaaccaaacaAAGTAAGAATTCCCCGGtggaattttattttgtttagtcCCCTCCAATTCTTACATACGGCTTTTAAAACAACAATGAAATGTTGAATTGATTTGGAGAGCCAGTGGTAGATGAGATGCTTCCGTCGGGAGATTAATTTGTTTAGCCCTCTCCTATTCTCAAATATGGCTTTTAAAGCCGGAAATGAGatattggaggaaaccaaacaAAGTAAGAATTCCCCGGtgtaatttgattttgtttagtCCCCTCCAATTCTTACATACGGCTTTTAAAACAACAATGAAATGTTGAATTGATTTGGAGAGCCAGTGGTAGATGAGATGTTGGACGAAACCGAACCATGTTTCCAAATTAGGTTCAGTTTCCTTCAGCTCTCATTTACAACCTCTTTCGTTCCGAGTCAATTGAAAGACTGAAGAGCAAGCaaccatgtatttataggcattcTCATTCCTCAGATCTCAATGAGAGATGTAAGACTATCTTTCCTTCATGCATTTGGTAATTCATGGTAGCAAAATTAGCATGCTACTACAGTACTACTGACCGTCAAGGTCTAGCATTCTGACAAAAATGGATTATGGGCCCCCAAACAAAGTTATAAGTATAACCTGGTGGGGTAGTTTTGGGCTCGACCGTACATGCGGGCCCAAATTCATTCACTTTGATGTTGCAAATGGACGCTAGAAGCCCATAAACAAACCCAATACGATAACTGATTGATGTAGTTGAGGTTACTTACCTTGGGGTGTCACGTAgtgttattttaaattaattatgcaCTATGATTcgatttaatttttatatgtaATTTTGTGCACGATTGAGTTGAAATACTTTCGCAATTGCATTCTGTTGCAAGGAGATATTCTTCTGATTGTCTGATTCTAGAATCTAGACTATGCTCTCAACATAATTGGTGGCAATGGGTAGTGATATGGTTTACCCATTTATAtatgtcgtgttcgtgtcaaCTTATAAATTGATTGACTGCATAAATGATATTAcaattataatataataatgGGGGTGGGCATTGGCACGGTGGCACCACTTTTCTACATAACTTTCGAACATGTTTTTGTGAGGTGGACTTCTTATAAATTTTAACGATCTGAACCATTTGTCTTGTAGAATCTTTTGATAGATTAtcattgctaaaaaaaaaaaaaagatgaatccATCACCTCTAAGACATTCATTGTAGTGAAAATGGACGAATACGGTTCTATAAACAAACCCTAAACTCTTAATCCAACGATCATATGGTTTTAGATTTAAGTGGTTTCTGGTAGACATTGATCTTTAGAATGAGTTTTAAAAGATAGACAGTTTGGATTATTGAAATACGTAACAAAGTGGGCCTCACAAAAACATgtgtaaaaaattatgtaaaaaaatgGTGCCATAAATCCCTCCTTATAATAATACAATAACTCAAActattcataaaaataaagggtaaactgtcggtttaccccctgaacttttaactcactttcgatttcccccatgaacttttctattggaaaattaaggactcaaactaatttttttagccaatttgccccctaccgttagtttttcatatatttcttccatatttccgttaagtgagaccatgtgcacacCATGTGAGGAGagttaagtcatttcactctaaaaatgattaaaaactgaaaataaataataaaaaaaaatttccctctattttttcccgctaattcctatcctcaattttatttttccctctcatttctatgcatgagaaatgacatatgatgttattgtcttcatacgtagctaagttaatctttttcttgaagcatgtacattaatataagaaacatgtccataaaaaagactagggtttcttatattaatgcactgctttggagacaatagcaccattagcatttgtcaaattattaatttgttagagaaaataaaaatggtagacaataacaccatatgtcatttctcatgcataggaatgagagggaaaaataaaatcgaggatatgaattagcgggaaaaaatagagggaaagttttgttttttttttcttcaattttttaatcatttttaagagtgaaatgacttaactaccctcacatgttgtgtacatggtctcacttaacggaaatatggatggaatatatgaaaaactaacggtagggggcaaattggctaaaaaaattagtttgagtccttaattttccaatagaaaagttcagggggaaaatcgaaagtgaggtgaaagttcaggaggtaaaccgacagtttactctaaaaataaaaaaaaataaaaaacaaaaaacaaaaagattgtACTAAATAGTACACaagttcaacatcaacatcCCCAATTGCTTATTCAATGATTGGACTAAATAGTCCTGTCCGGTCTGACGTATGCCCTACATACTGGTTCTAAGTTTCAAACTACTAAACAGTAACCCGCAATTTcgtccgaaaaaaaaaaaaccagtaaCCAGCAACGCTGCCGGCTCCAAGCAGAGCTCACAAATTCCAACCATGTCCTCCAAATGGCGCGCAATCCAGCACCGCCACCGGTACACCTACAACACCGTCGTATTCCCCGCCACCTACACCGATTCTCTGAACTCCCTCCCGCCGCAAATCGCCACCTCAAAGTTCTTCTCCCTCCTCAAAGAGCTAGTCTCTCTGAACTCCACCTACTCCCAGCTCAACCACACCAAGGGCCTCGCCGCCGCTTTCGGCGACGTACTCGCCTGTGGGGACGAAGCTCTGGTCTCCGAAGCGGCACCGTTTTACTTGGAGCTTCTGTTTCTGGAAAATTCATTGCCTCTGCATAAAACTCTCGTCTCTGTTTTGGCAAAGGCGCGAACTTTCCAGGCTCTGATCCGTCGGTGCTATCGGAAGCTATGCGAAGACTACGGCAGCGGCAGGGGGAAGCGGTTCTGCGTGTCCCGGTCGGCCTTATCGGTAATGGGTATGCCAAAGTTGGGGTTTTTGGTTGAAATTGTGGAAGAATGCGCCGTTTTGATTGCATCCGATACGGTTTCGAGCTTGGATACTCTGATTTCGGAGACGAAAGCGTACTCTCGGCCTTCTCCGATCGTTATGGAGCAATGCCAGGAGGCTCTGTCTTGTTTGTATTATCTGCTTCAGCGCTTCCCTTCGAAATTCGAGGAGTTTAATGGTGATTCTGATAATGCTGGTCGATTGAATGTGTTGGAGATGAGCGTGACTGTCGTTTTGAGCGTTCTGAAGTCGGTGGCGTTTTCGAGAGATTGTTATGTGGCTGCTGGAGTGAGCTTCTGTGCAGCTCTGCAAGTGTGTCTCGGCCCCGAAGAGCTCGGCTTGTTTATAATTGAAGGTATTTTTCACCCAACGGATTCTATTAGTAGTTTAGATGCTAATGCTGATAGTGAAAGGAGGAATGCCATTGCCAAACTTCCTTATAAAGGGGATATGTACACCGAAATTCGTAGTTTATCTGACATGAGTAGACTTTGCTTGATACGGGGGATTCTTACTGCGGTTTCGAGAGCAGTGCTTAATACCCATTTTGATGTGTCAAAGGGTAGTTCGAATGGCTACGAGAGTCATACGAGTGGTGGCAACTGTGTTAAGACTATACTGTATGATGGAATTTTGCCTGAGTTATGTAACTACTGCGAGAACCCTACCGATAGCCATTTTAACTTTCATGCGTTGACTGTGTTGCAGATGTGTTTGCAACAAATAAAAACTTCAATGTTAGCTAGTCTTACCATCACATCTAAGGATTATGATCCGATCCCAGTGGAGATGGGAACCCGGATATTGAGGATCATATGGAATAATTTGGAAGATCCTTTGAGTCAAACAGTCAAGCAAGTTCAACTCATTTTTGATCTCTTCCTAGACATTCGATCCACTCTTCGCTGGTCAGAAGGTAGTGAGAGAATAAGGTCATTCTTGCAAAGCATTGCTTCAGATCTTCTTCGTCTGGGTCCTCGCTGCAAGGGAAGATATGTTCCTTTGGGTTCACTGACAAAGAGATTGGGTGCAAAAACTATGTTGGATATGAGTCCTGGCTTGCTGTTTCAGACTGCACATGCGTACATTGATGATGATGTGTGCTGTGCTCTCACgtcgtttttgaagattttacTTGAGGACTTGCGTAACGAGTGTTGGAGAAGTGATGGTATTGAAGGTGGTTATGCGCTTTATAGGGGGCATTGTCAGCCTCCAATTTTGTCTGGACTTGCTTCTGGGGTTTCAAAGCTCCGCTCTAATTTGAACACTTATGCTCTGCCAATTTTACTTGAAGTGGACGAGGACGGTATATTTGCTATGCTTGCTTTTATTTCAGTTGGTCCGAGCAAGGGTGAAAGTCAACTGTTATGTCCTGAGCTCTATCGTGGAAACATGGAACTGAGAGTTGAACAGAAAGTGGCCATCTTAGTTTCACTGCTGAAGGTATCTCGTTTACTTGCATTGCTTGAAGGGGACATTGATTACGCAGCACATGAAAATTTTGGTGGACTGGAAACAAATTTCCCCGACCGACATGCTCTTGTTTCTATCAAGGGGATAAAGGTTGAAGTTTGTGTTGAGTGGCTAGTGCTGGCATTGACCCATGTTGATGATTCATTACGCGTGGATGCTGCAGAGACACTTTTCTTGAATCCCAAGACAGCTAGTTTACCTTCCCATTTAGAGCTCATGTTATTAAAGGAAGCAGTGCCATTGAACATGAGGTGTTGCTCTACAGCTTTCCAAATGAAGTGGAGTAGCTTGTTCAGAAAGTTTTTTGCTCGGGTCCGAACAGCCTTGGAGAGACAATTTAAGCAGGGACGCTGGGAACCCCTGGAGCATAGTAACAGCAATGGAATGCATCTTTCAAATGGAAGTGAACATACTGAAGCTAACAGAGCGAGCGATCTTTTTTGTTTCATGAGGTGGTTAAGTTCATTTCTATTTTTCTCTTGCTATCCGTCTGCACCTTATAAGAGAAAAATAATGGCAATGGAGCTCATTCTAATAATGCTCAATGTTTGGTCTATTGTGCCTGCTAGTCAAGAAAAAAATGGTTCTTTATGTGTGGAAGACCGGCTCTATCCGTATAATAAAGGAATGACCTCACCTGATTCAACTTTGTTGTTAGTGGGATCCATAATTGATAGCTGGGACAAGCTGAGAGAGAATTCTTTTCGCATCTTGTTACATTTTCCAACCCCACTTCCTGGAATTTCAGATGAAGGTATGGTCCAGAACGTGATTTTATGGGCTAAGAAATTAGTTTGCAGTCCACGAGTGAGAGAAACTGATGCTGGAGCTCTGACCTTAAGGCTGATTTTCAGGAAGTATGTCTTACATCTAGGATGGACTGTTCAAGCTTCAGTTAATGTAACTTGTCTTCGTACAGAGTCTGCCATGGAAAACGGAGATGATCAAAATTATAATACTGGATATCCCGTGATGGAATATGTAAGGTCACTGATTGATTGGTTGGATGTTTCCATAGAGGAAGGGGAGAAGGATCTTTCTGAAGCGTGTCGGAACAGCTTTGTTCACGGGGTATTACTCACTCTACGATATGCTTTTGAGGAATTGGACTTCAACTCTGACATAGCACAGTCTAGTATCTCAGGGATGAGACATTCACTAGAgaagctcttggagcttgtaATGCGAATAACTTCTTTGGCACTTTGGGTTGTTTCTGCAGATGCTTGGCATCTCCCTGAGGACATGGATGAAGtggttgatgatgatgattctTTCTTATCAGAGGTTCCAGATGAGGTGGAGGTTAAAACATCTCAGTTGGAGGATGAAGACAAAAACTACAAACTTGTCCAGAGTAACAGGCGATCAGAACAAAGTGTAATGGTTGGCTGTTGGCTTGCAATGAAAGAGGTAATTAAATTGGGGTTACTTATGGGTTTGCTTTGGAATGCAGTTAATAAGTCATTGATGTGATCAATGCCTAGGATATATGATGTTGTAATACGTATTATGTACTGTCGAGACTAAGGTTTTGTAAATTTACGTCAATGTGACCATGTTATTTTTGCCTTAATTTTCAGGTGAGTCTTCTTTTGGGAACTATCACAAGAAAGATTCCTTTACCAAGTAGTCCTTCCTCAGAATTATTAGATTCAGAAGCCACCTCTTCTTGTGCTTCTGATGCTTCAGTTTTGATGGCTTCCGATGCAATGCTTGATTTGAAACAACTTGAACGAATTGGGAATCACTTCTTGGAGGTCCTTTTGAAGATGAAGCACAACGGTGCAATTGATAAAACGAGGGCCGGATTTACAGCTCTTTGCAACCGTTTACTTTGTTCAAATGATCCTGGGtatgtttctgtttttttttaaaattatttttcaagttTGTACATTGTAATATTATATACTATTATGTTATTATTTATTTCGAGGCAATCACTTTAGAATAAGGTTTCCGTGCATCTCATGatttttatttgttggattATGCCGTCCCCATTCAGACTTTGCAAGTTAACAGAATCCTGGATGGAGCAGCTTATGGACAGAACCGTGGCCAAGGGTCAAACAGTGGATGACTTGTTAAGGAGAAGTGCAGGTATTCCTGCTGCTTTTATAGCACTGTTCCTCTCAGAGCCAGAAGGTGCACCTAAGAAACTTCTCCCGCGGGCTCTACGGTGGCTCATAGATGTTGCTAATGCATCTATTGTGGGTCTGGTTGAAACCAACAGCTCTAATGGCGACATGGGTAAATTTCCCTCAATAAAGTCGGGCAAAGTTTTTGAGACTGTGGTGCCGTCAGATATGGATATTAGCAACAAGGTTTCAAAGATCCGTGATGAGGGTGTCATTCCTACTGTACACGCATTCAATGTCCTCAGAGCCGCCTTCAATGATACCAACCTGGCTGCTGACACCTCAGGTTTTTCTGCTGAGGCTATGATTGTTTCAATTCgctccttttcttcttcccaCTGGGAGGTTCGGAACAGTGCTTGTCAGGCATACACTGCTTTGGTACGTCGGATGATTGGATTCCTTAATGTCCAAAAACGAGAGTCGTCAAGGCGTGCACTAACTGGGGTTGAATTTTTTCATCGGTATGATGCCTTGACTAATTATTTCTTACTGTCATGGGTTCTTGTTGAATGCTTTGACATTTTATTAGGTTTTCTGAGTAAACTTTTACATTAATCAAAATATCCTTTTTCCTTGAAGGTATCCCTTATTGCATCCATTTCTATTCAAGGAACTGAAAGTTGCGACAGTGTTGCTTGAGGACGGAATATCTGGACAATCTGAATCCAACCTAGAAAATGCTGTGCACCCAAGCTTGTGCCCCGTCTTGATTCTGTTATCCAGGCTGAAGCCCTCAACAATCGCAAGTGAGACTGGAGATGACATGGATCCTTTTTTGTTAATGCCCTTCATTAGAAAGTGCTCTACCCAAAGCAATCTAAGAGTCCGTGTTCTTGCATCTAGAGCTTTAACAGGCCTTGTATCTAATGAGAAGCTGCCAAGTGTTCTCCTCAATATAGTATCCGAGTTGCCCAGAGTAGATGACCAAGCTGCACTGACTCCCGAAGTGTCCCTATTGCTTCACAAAACTGAAATAAGACACCAGAGTTCATATAATTGGATCCATGGAATTCTATTGCAGTTGAGTTCTCTCCTGGATACAAACTGTAGAAATCTGGCTGATTCCTCAAAGAAAGATCAGATTCTTGGTGATTTGTTTCAAGCTCTTTTAGCGCATTCATGGATCGGAAAGCCCAGATTGTGCCCTTGTCCAATCCTCAATGCCTCTTTCCTAAAGTTGCTGGATCACATGCTCAGTATTGCAAGGACTTGCCATACTAGCAAAAAAATTTATGCTCTTCGCAACCTAATTTTGGAGTTATCTACAGAATGCTTAGATGTAAAGGTTTCTAACAGGCGTTCATATTATGATCCAACCATGGCAGAACTCCGACAACAAGCAGCAGTCTCCTATTTCAGTTGCGTGTTTCAAGCATCAGAGAAAATGGCTGAAGATGTTTTTCAGACGCCTCAGAGGTATTCTCAGAATAATTCAAGATATGCAGAGATACCTGAAATGGAAAACTCTTTTGCGGGACTCCAGGAAAGGCTGGTCCGCTCTTTGTCAGATTCAGATTATGAAGTTCGACTTGCAACATTGAAGTGGCTGCTGAAATTCATAACATCAACAGAATCTGGTAACGAGTCCCATGACATCAGCAGTGAGATTAGGGTTATTCAGCACTGGGTCAGAACTAACCTCCAAACGAcgttggttaatatattggatgTGGAGAAGTACCACAGATGCTCATATTACATTCTGAGGATTCTATTCACTTGGAACACGCTGCAGTTCCAGAAGCTTGGGGATGCAAAATGCACGGAAACAATTTACGTTGGTAGTATGGAATGTGATTCTGTGTTTCTGCTTTGGGATAAGTTGATTTCCTTGTACAAGGTCACAAGACATGCGAAAGCTCAACAAACACTCATCTGCTGCTTCGGAATCTGCATAAAGCGGTTTGCAGGTTTATTTACAACTTCTATTCTTATTGACAACAGTGACTCTGATTGGTTAGAACAGTTGACCCGACTTTATAGCATAATTTCCTTTTTCACCAACGTAATTATGGAACGTAGTGCTTCGTCTGAGCCAATAAACACGCGAATGGCAGCGGCAGAGTCTATCATAGCATCTGGTTTGCTAGAGCAAGCTGCGCTTATCGGTTCCACTGTATTCAATAGCCGAATCCCTTCTGAAAATTCATGCTCTACTTTTGAACCAAAAGAAGCGGTTAATTTCTACGGGCATCAAATACTAGATATATGGTTCACATGTATCCAGCTGCTGGAGGATGAAGATGATGAGATTAGAGAAAGGCTTGCCATTGGCATTCAGGGGAGTTTTACGAGCAAAAGATCTGGAAGCTCTCGTAGTGGAGTAGTTCCGACTCAAGTGGAGAAAGTGATCGGGTCTTGTTTTGAGCATCTATCTTCCATCTTTGGTCACTGGATTGGGTATTTCGATTATCTTTTACGCTGGGTGCTGAATGCATCAAATCGTGAGGTGCCGAAAGGAGATCTTGTGAGACAGGTATTTGATAAGGAAATCGATAATCATCATGAGGAAAAGCTGTTCATCTGCCAACTATGCTGTTCGCAACTGGAGAAGCTTCCGATTTCAAAATCTTGGGCGGCTGACTTTCTGAACAAGCAACAGTTTAGTGATTATCTACGCGATTGGAGACTCAGATTTTCTTGCCAGTTGACTGCATTTGCCAAGGACCGCATCGCGAAACTAGGTGGAGTGCATTGGGTTGGTGGAGCAGGCAACCACAAGGATGCATTTCTGCCACTCTATGCCAATTTGCTCGCGTTTTATGCCCTCTCGAATTGCATATTCAACGGGAAAACTGGTGATAACAAGCATCTACTGTCTGACGTTGCCCAACTCGGTAAAGCTATCAATCCGTTTCTCCGGAACCCCTTGATCTCCAACCTGTATTTGTTAGTCGTTAAATCGCACGAGGATGCTGCTGGCTCCAACGGTGACAACGTGATCCCGAAATTGGGAGAGGATGCAATATGGGATGAATTCAATCCCCATTTTCTTCTTAGTTAAGATGTAAAGTACAATACAATAGCCATGGAGGATTCATATCGTTCACTATTTGGGAGATTTTGGAGAATTTCAAGGAAGTGTTGGCATACACTTCAGCTGGGAATACAGTTGCTATGCATTCCAACTTTcttattgcatttttttttttaaaaaaaatttatacaagCAATATTAGGAGGGGAAGAATTTGAACTCCGAGAGTCTGGTGCAGAAGTTGAATGCTTTTTAGAGAACCGATTTTTCGGCCGGATATGTGAGGAATCTCGGTGATGTGGATTGTCGACGGAGCCCCGACAGTGGTACACAAGCAGTCTTCTTTATTTtatggctttttagccaaagtGGTTTCCTAAGATTTGTATAACTCTTCATTTTGACTCCTgatatttgaaatcaataaaaattgtCTCTAAGATTGTCCAATATCAATCATGTTGAtcatttcataaaaaattatgttaaataaggatcaaaatcacaaaaatacTTTCAATTTAGCAAACCATAGGCCAAAaggatttgacaaaaaattaaaggtatttttgtcattttattcttatttaatagaaatttttcatagaatgatcaaaatgattgatgatggacaatTTTAtaaaccacttctattgatttcaaatcttaagaaccaaagtgaagagttatgcaaatctcagagaccattttgactaaaaaaaccTTGTTTAAGGTTTAAGCCCGTCAGGTTAGCTTAGGCGCTCAGTCGATGAGGAAGGGCGGGAAGGGCGGGTCGCTTGGTCGGGATTAGGGGCTCTAAGCCCCGGGAATCGATTCTCCCCAATGTAACGAAAAAACCCAAGATCTTTTAAGCTTTAAAACCTCATTGGCTATAAGATTGAATTGTATAGGCACGCCTACAACAACCATATCCCCGTTAAGCAGGGTGGGCTGTATGAACCATAAAACGACTTTgtgcaccaaaacaaaacccaaaaggcctAAACCATAAAACTGAGACTAATTTATATGCGACAAGTCTGCTGTGGGGGATTAATAAGCTACAAGTCCTCTTCTCTTCCCATGTATCCTACTACAATGGTACATATCGCTGATCGACCAAGACATAATCCATGAAAGAGAAGTCGGCCCGAGAAGAATCTAGCTATCTTCCTCGTCATCGTCgtcttcatcatcttcttcgtcaCCATTCTCCTGCACATATGCATTCCGAAGTTGTCAGTCATCAATTCAACACTAATATCCACGGTGATCAACTCTGACTAGAACGAATATATTCTCATAAGACTCGAGGGGATGGGATCCTGTTTTGTGGGGCATGAGTGGGCTGATCAACCAGCCTGTCATAACCCGCCCATGAATATGAAAAGTAAAACCATGCTCCGAAAGCAGAACTGAATTTGCTGTTATGGTTTTGTAACATGTTGGCGTGCCACTGCGTTATGCAAGACCAATAACTCTATTCGGTACAGACAACATGTAGTCACTCAGATTATTTCACAATGCAACCATTTGCCACAGTAAAAGGaggcaaaacaaagaaacacagAGAACCTATCGAATCGTCAACTAACTATGGATATATCACTCGCATGACATGCCTATACAGACTACAGAAGATGTAATTCATGTAAGCATCACATTTTTTCAACATCGGGTCTAACCACAACCCGCATTagtaaaaaacaatttttttctgtATGAGTTAGAAAAGAAGAATAATGATGCACACAATATATAGGCAATGAAATTTCATCTTTGTtaccatttcatcatcttcagaaTCCTCTTCATCGACCTCCTCCTCATCAGCCTCCTGaaacaacaaatataaaaagttaCCCTGCCTGCTAGGGTTAGTCTTGGTAGATAGACTAGCACTCCCAACAAGTCTTGGAGATAGACTAGCACTCCCAACAAGTCTTGGAGATAGACTAGCACTCCCAACAAGTCTAGGAGATGATAATCCATCCCGTTTGTTCCAAAAGCCTTAAAAAAAGGGATCTATACATGTTACCCAACtacttttaaataaataaaaccgaaGTGATCGGTTGAtgtattaaaaataacaaatatacACTCATGAAGAGAGAATATTACATTATTAAAATACTTTAGAGGATTGGGCCATAAGTCGTTCTTAATTATCTCTACCACCTGCAATGTCACAGTAAATGAAAGATCAGTAAAgattaaaaggaaaataaaaacagattttttttaacttcaatttATACCGTGCAGCAATTGGCTACAGTTAAACCTTAAAAGGAGGAAACTATAACTAAAAACTACACATTGGCAAACAAATACCATTAATTTTGATGGTTATGAGTGATAACCATTCAGGTGATTTTCCTTTTAAAAGAAGCATTTTACATATGAAAAATTAGCATGCACAGATACATACAAGCGTTACTCAGTGAAAATAGATAAACAAAAACAGACGTTACCTCATCATGAATTGCATCTATATCTTTATGTTCAGTTTCGTTAAACAAACTGAAGAAGCTGCAATAATTAAAATGCCAATAGGTGAGTCAAAGAGCAAGAATTACAAAATATATATGGTCGTCGtatccagtgcacaaggctcccgctttacgcagggtctgggagaggtgaatgtcggctagccttacccccatttatggagaggctgctcccaa
Protein-coding sequences here:
- the LOC103416988 gene encoding uncharacterized protein isoform X2, whose translation is MCLQQIKTSMLASLTITSKDYDPIPVEMGTRILRIIWNNLEDPLSQTVKQVQLIFDLFLDIRSTLRWSEGSERIRSFLQSIASDLLRLGPRCKGRYVPLGSLTKRLGAKTMLDMSPGLLFQTAHAYIDDDVCCALTSFLKILLEDLRNECWRSDGIEGGYALYRGHCQPPILSGLASGVSKLRSNLNTYALPILLEVDEDGIFAMLAFISVGPSKGESQLLCPELYRGNMELRVEQKVAILVSLLKVSRLLALLEGDIDYAAHENFGGLETNFPDRHALVSIKGIKVEVCVEWLVLALTHVDDSLRVDAAETLFLNPKTASLPSHLELMLLKEAVPLNMRCCSTAFQMKWSSLFRKFFARVRTALERQFKQGRWEPLEHSNSNGMHLSNGSEHTEANRASDLFCFMRWLSSFLFFSCYPSAPYKRKIMAMELILIMLNVWSIVPASQEKNGSLCVEDRLYPYNKGMTSPDSTLLLVGSIIDSWDKLRENSFRILLHFPTPLPGISDEGMVQNVILWAKKLVCSPRVRETDAGALTLRLIFRKYVLHLGWTVQASVNVTCLRTESAMENGDDQNYNTGYPVMEYVRSLIDWLDVSIEEGEKDLSEACRNSFVHGVLLTLRYAFEELDFNSDIAQSSISGMRHSLEKLLELVMRITSLALWVVSADAWHLPEDMDEVVDDDDSFLSEVPDEVEVKTSQLEDEDKNYKLVQSNRRSEQSVMVGCWLAMKEVSLLLGTITRKIPLPSSPSSELLDSEATSSCASDASVLMASDAMLDLKQLERIGNHFLEVLLKMKHNGAIDKTRAGFTALCNRLLCSNDPGLCKLTESWMEQLMDRTVAKGQTVDDLLRRSAGIPAAFIALFLSEPEGAPKKLLPRALRWLIDVANASIVGLVETNSSNGDMGKFPSIKSGKVFETVVPSDMDISNKVSKIRDEGVIPTVHAFNVLRAAFNDTNLAADTSGFSAEAMIVSIRSFSSSHWEVRNSACQAYTALVRRMIGFLNVQKRESSRRALTGVEFFHRYPLLHPFLFKELKVATVLLEDGISGQSESNLENAVHPSLCPVLILLSRLKPSTIASETGDDMDPFLLMPFIRKCSTQSNLRVRVLASRALTGLVSNEKLPSVLLNIVSELPRVDDQAALTPEVSLLLHKTEIRHQSSYNWIHGILLQLSSLLDTNCRNLADSSKKDQILGDLFQALLAHSWIGKPRLCPCPILNASFLKLLDHMLSIARTCHTSKKIYALRNLILELSTECLDVKVSNRRSYYDPTMAELRQQAAVSYFSCVFQASEKMAEDVFQTPQRYSQNNSRYAEIPEMENSFAGLQERLVRSLSDSDYEVRLATLKWLLKFITSTESGNESHDISSEIRVIQHWVRTNLQTTLVNILDVEKYHRCSYYILRILFTWNTLQFQKLGDAKCTETIYVGSMECDSVFLLWDKLISLYKVTRHAKAQQTLICCFGICIKRFAGLFTTSILIDNSDSDWLEQLTRLYSIISFFTNVIMERSASSEPINTRMAAAESIIASGLLEQAALIGSTVFNSRIPSENSCSTFEPKEAVNFYGHQILDIWFTCIQLLEDEDDEIRERLAIGIQGSFTSKRSGSSRSGVVPTQVEKVIGSCFEHLSSIFGHWIGYFDYLLRWVLNASNREVPKGDLVRQVFDKEIDNHHEEKLFICQLCCSQLEKLPISKSWAADFLNKQQFSDYLRDWRLRFSCQLTAFAKDRIAKLGGVHWVGGAGNHKDAFLPLYANLLAFYALSNCIFNGKTGDNKHLLSDVAQLGKAINPFLRNPLISNLYLLVVKSHEDAAGSNGDNVIPKLGEDAIWDEFNPHFLLS